The Penicillium psychrofluorescens genome assembly, chromosome: 2 nucleotide sequence ATGATCGCTTCTATACTGTACTAATCCCATCAAGATGAGGGGAGCTAAGGGATTAAAATAATAATACAGAATACGATGAAATTGTGGCCGCCAGAAATGGTGTGTGGACTCGGGGAATTGCAAATTCAACGAGAAGATGGGGAAAGATAGGATTGATTCTCTTCAAGTACTTCCATTGTGCATACCAACAGCCTGAAGGAAGCTTTGAGGTGTGTCAGCTCCAAAAAAATGCTCTGTGAACCATTCGCCTTTCCTACTTGCGTCAACCGCGCGAGATAGCATCGCCTTTTCGTATTCTGCCACAGCGGGTTCCAGGTTATCAATCCCATGCTTGATGATCTGTCTGGCCAACTCAAGACTATCGTTTAAGGCACTGTTAACACCATCTCCAGTGGGTACGCTAGAAGAGGTAAATTGTCAGCAGGATAAGGTCATTCATGATAGTCATCTTACGTTAAATGCGCGGCATCACCGAGCAGTGTCACTCCGAGGGTATGTGTCCAGGGAACGGACTTCTCTGGCGTGAAGTACAATGGCCAAGAGCGGAAACTCCGGTTGCTGGACTTGATCAACTCGGTAAGCCCTGGATCCCATTCGGCAAACTCATCTTGTAGCAACGATTGCCATAAATCGGATGGTTCATGAAGAACTGCGGATCCCAGTGAAGTCCAGTTCTCGGAGAGTTTCATGCCCACGGCGAGGTGGTAGGACCCATCGCCTAGGTAATGCAAAAATATCTGCCGGCCTTTGCTCATGGCCAGGAAATTGCCATTTTCAACCATAGAAGCCACTGAGGAGTAATTTGGGCTGTCCGGTTCGATGAACGAAGTAAAGAAGTGAGTCCCGGCATACTGTGGTTTACCAGATGTAACCTGCGCAGTTTGATCAGCCACAGCAAATATAAACAAAGTAATTTGAGCTTACTAGGTTCCTAACTTTGGACCAAGCGCCGTCCGCGCCTACGACGAGGCGAAATCCAGATTCAACCTGACCGTCTGTACGATGGACTGAAACTGACCCATCGTCCTCTTTCTGCACATGCTGTATTTTGCAACCCCAGATAATTCTGCTAGCCGGAATAGAGTTGAGGAGAAGTTTTCGCAGATCTTTGCGATCGATCTCTGGCTTTTCTGTATCGTCATCTCCGGGAATGTGCGCATGAACACTGCCTTGTGCGTCGACAATCCTCGTTGGCACGTCATAGCGGGCAATTGACTGGAATTTTTCCAACAAGCCAGCCTCTTTCAAAGCCACCTGCCCCGAGTCTTTATGAATATCAAGGGTGCCACTGCTCGAATACTCATCGGCCCATGTTGCCGACTCATCTCGTTCAAATATAACATAGGCGATACTAGCAAGTTCGAGCAATCGTGCAAAAGCGAGACCAGAAGGACCGGCTCCAATTATGGCAATGGGTGCTTGCGACGGAATCATGATAAAGAGCTGTGAgggggttgttgatgaaTGAAGAATTTACTCGGTCAAGTCTACGAGGATTTTTTATATGTAC carries:
- a CDS encoding uncharacterized protein (ID:PFLUO_003309-T1.cds;~source:funannotate) translates to MIPSQAPIAIIGAGPSGLAFARLLELASIAYVIFERDESATWADEYSSSGTLDIHKDSGQVALKEAGLLEKFQSIARYDVPTRIVDAQGSVHAHIPGDDDTEKPEIDRKDLRKLLLNSIPASRIIWGCKIQHVQKEDDGSVSVHRTDGQVESGFRLVVGADGAWSKVRNLVTSGKPQYAGTHFFTSFIEPDSPNYSSVASMVENGNFLAMSKGRQIFLHYLGDGSYHLAVGMKLSENWTSLGSAVLHEPSDLWQSLLQDEFAEWDPGLTELIKSSNRSFRSWPLYFTPEKSVPWTHTLGVTLLGDAAHLTVPTGDGVNSALNDSLELARQIIKHGIDNLEPAVAEYEKAMLSRAVDASRKGEWFTEHFFGADTPQSFLQAVGMHNGST